The following are encoded in a window of Polynucleobacter sp. VK25 genomic DNA:
- a CDS encoding cation-translocating P-type ATPase, translating into MRPQKDTNPELFTLDIGGMTCASCVGRVEKALDKIPGVEAASVNLATEQAKIRLKADSGVKIDEIIALVQKTGYSAKISSPHATPELAPSRLFWGADGLGRVILGFALSAPLFLPMFLMPFGIHWSLSPQWQLLLATPVQFFLGWRFYKAGFKSLMAGVGNMDLLVALGTSAAYGLSVYQMIASPHASHELYFEGSAVIICMVILGKWLEARAKQQTSEAIRALQKLWPEHAKVIERNIVISENSALDQYRDLPLDQVFPNDRVLVLPGERIPVDGVILLGKSHVDESLLTGESDPVKKHIDEKVIGGSLNGEGLLVIQAQAVGVESVLSKIISMVEDAQTQKAPIQKLVDQVSAIFVPSVIVIALITGLANWFYLDSASIAILRAVSVLVIACPCALGLATPAAIMAGTGVAARYGILIKDPQVLELAHRLNVVAFDKTGTLTIGKPRLLEIIPLSSAYANDDILETAAGLQLGSEHPLAKALLDATKQKGLSPITPADSKAMPGIGISGKPSSGAFIGQSLSLQSIASLKGNGHHTVILEKAQACFDAGQTVSVLMANESSTSAQALSTPIAILAFGDELKDNAKEAISSLHHLGICAVMLSGDNIAAANRVAKTIGIKEVFAQIMPSDKAEIIRKLQLQDGARQYVAMVGDGVNDAPALATADVGMAMSTGTDVAMQAAGITLMRGDPNLVANAIDISKRTWKKIQQNLFWAFIFNATGIPLAALGYLSPMLAGSAMALSSFCVLSNALLLKRWRPAQQ; encoded by the coding sequence ATGAGACCCCAAAAAGACACCAATCCAGAGCTTTTTACTCTCGATATCGGCGGCATGACCTGCGCCTCCTGTGTTGGCAGGGTTGAGAAGGCTTTAGACAAGATTCCCGGGGTTGAGGCTGCTAGCGTGAATTTGGCCACCGAACAAGCCAAAATTCGCCTAAAAGCAGATTCTGGGGTCAAAATTGATGAAATCATCGCTTTAGTACAAAAAACAGGCTATTCAGCCAAAATCAGCAGCCCCCACGCAACTCCAGAGTTGGCGCCCTCTAGATTATTCTGGGGTGCAGATGGCCTAGGCCGCGTTATTTTGGGCTTCGCACTCTCTGCCCCACTCTTTTTGCCCATGTTCCTCATGCCATTTGGCATTCATTGGTCTTTGTCACCACAGTGGCAGTTGTTACTCGCAACTCCAGTGCAATTCTTCTTAGGTTGGCGCTTTTATAAAGCAGGCTTCAAATCTCTGATGGCAGGTGTTGGCAATATGGATTTGTTGGTAGCACTGGGTACGAGTGCAGCATACGGACTGAGTGTCTACCAAATGATTGCATCACCTCATGCAAGTCACGAACTTTACTTCGAGGGATCCGCAGTCATCATCTGCATGGTCATACTTGGTAAATGGTTAGAAGCGCGAGCCAAACAACAAACTAGTGAAGCAATACGTGCTTTACAAAAACTATGGCCAGAGCACGCTAAAGTCATTGAGCGCAATATCGTCATCTCCGAAAACTCTGCATTAGACCAATATCGTGATCTCCCACTAGATCAAGTATTTCCAAATGACCGCGTATTGGTATTGCCTGGTGAGCGCATTCCTGTCGATGGAGTGATCTTACTTGGCAAGAGCCATGTTGATGAATCTCTACTCACCGGAGAAAGCGATCCCGTTAAAAAACATATTGACGAAAAAGTGATCGGCGGCTCACTCAACGGCGAAGGCTTATTGGTTATTCAAGCCCAAGCAGTGGGGGTCGAGAGCGTACTCTCCAAAATCATCTCCATGGTAGAAGATGCGCAGACGCAAAAAGCGCCCATACAAAAATTGGTTGATCAAGTCAGCGCTATATTTGTACCAAGCGTCATTGTGATTGCATTGATCACTGGATTGGCGAACTGGTTTTATTTAGACTCTGCATCGATTGCCATTTTGCGAGCGGTCTCCGTTCTTGTAATTGCATGTCCATGTGCTCTAGGTCTTGCAACACCCGCAGCCATCATGGCAGGAACTGGCGTAGCAGCACGCTATGGCATCCTTATTAAGGACCCTCAAGTTCTAGAGTTAGCACATCGCTTGAATGTGGTTGCCTTTGATAAAACGGGTACGCTCACAATTGGTAAACCGAGACTGCTAGAAATCATTCCACTATCAAGCGCTTATGCCAATGATGACATCTTGGAAACTGCCGCAGGCCTGCAACTAGGAAGCGAGCATCCTCTGGCAAAGGCCCTACTAGATGCTACTAAGCAAAAGGGATTGAGCCCCATTACCCCAGCCGATAGCAAAGCCATGCCTGGTATTGGTATCAGCGGCAAACCCAGTTCAGGCGCTTTTATAGGTCAGAGCCTGAGCCTACAAAGCATTGCATCCCTAAAGGGCAATGGTCATCACACTGTAATACTGGAAAAAGCGCAGGCCTGTTTTGATGCCGGTCAAACAGTGAGTGTGTTGATGGCTAATGAATCATCTACATCAGCCCAAGCACTCTCGACACCAATTGCCATTCTCGCTTTTGGAGATGAGCTTAAAGATAATGCTAAAGAGGCCATAAGCTCTTTGCATCACCTCGGTATATGTGCGGTAATGCTTTCTGGCGACAATATCGCTGCTGCTAATCGCGTTGCAAAAACGATCGGCATTAAAGAAGTATTTGCGCAAATTATGCCGAGCGATAAAGCGGAGATCATTCGCAAACTCCAGTTGCAAGATGGTGCACGTCAATACGTCGCGATGGTGGGTGATGGCGTAAACGATGCCCCTGCTCTAGCGACTGCAGATGTGGGTATGGCAATGTCTACGGGTACTGACGTAGCAATGCAGGCGGCCGGCATCACCCTAATGAGAGGTGACCCTAATTTAGTAGCAAATGCAATTGATATTTCTAAGCGGACATGGAAAAAGATTCAGCAAAATTTATTCTGGGCATTTATCTTTAATGCCACCGGCATCCCCTTGGCCGCATTGGGCTATCTCTCACCCATGCTTGCTGGAAGCGCCATGGCGCTATCAAGCTTCTGTGTTCTCAGCAATGCACTGCTGCTGAAACGTTGGCGCCCTGCCCAACAATAA
- a CDS encoding heavy-metal-associated domain-containing protein: MLSLKVSGMTCGGCINAVTRAIQAEDPQAKVQADLASQTVTLETTLSPAQASQLITDAGFPVA; this comes from the coding sequence ATGTTGAGTTTGAAAGTATCCGGAATGACTTGTGGAGGCTGTATTAATGCCGTTACTCGGGCAATTCAGGCTGAGGACCCGCAAGCAAAAGTGCAGGCAGATTTGGCGAGTCAGACGGTCACGCTTGAGACAACCTTATCCCCCGCTCAGGCAAGCCAGTTAATAACAGATGCGGGCTTTCCAGTAGCTTAA
- a CDS encoding DUF47 domain-containing protein, with product MFFSKLMPHDGNFFELFNEHASNIVAASESFLKFVEHYGDDALRAKYTQDVDKAEHACDDVVKEVHRRLHKTFITPIDRDQIFSLINTMDDVADLLQNGTEAMHLYNVKQMTPEMLQMAELCNQCCISMKNAVATLKDISDPEVAKAALKTCDEIDHLESGADRLLSTAITRLFREDIEVRELIKCQRIYELLEEVTDKCEDVANLVEGIVLENS from the coding sequence ATGTTCTTCAGTAAGTTAATGCCTCACGATGGTAATTTCTTCGAGCTATTCAATGAGCATGCAAGCAATATCGTTGCAGCCTCCGAATCTTTTTTAAAGTTTGTCGAGCATTACGGCGATGACGCCCTACGTGCCAAGTACACCCAAGACGTTGATAAAGCAGAGCACGCTTGTGATGATGTGGTGAAAGAGGTACACCGTCGTTTGCACAAAACTTTTATTACGCCCATCGATCGCGATCAAATTTTTTCACTCATCAATACGATGGATGATGTGGCTGACTTATTGCAAAACGGTACAGAAGCAATGCATTTGTATAACGTAAAGCAAATGACGCCAGAGATGTTGCAGATGGCAGAGCTTTGTAATCAGTGCTGCATCAGCATGAAGAATGCTGTTGCGACATTGAAAGATATTTCCGATCCAGAAGTGGCTAAAGCCGCATTAAAGACTTGCGATGAGATTGACCACCTAGAGTCTGGGGCTGACCGCCTTTTATCTACTGCTATTACTAGACTTTTCCGTGAAGATATCGAGGTGCGCGAGCTAATTAAATGCCAGCGTATTTACGAGTTGCTTGAGGAAGTTACCGATAAATGTGAGGATGTTGCCAATTTAGTTGAAGGCATCGTTCTTGAAAACTCTTAA
- a CDS encoding anion permease, with protein MNGFHDAANSIATVVSTGVLKPQQAVVFAAFFNFLAIFIFHLSVAATVGKGIVHPAAVDLHVIFGALVGAIIWNVITWYYGIPSSSSHALIGGLVGAALPKAGMDGLVWSGVIKTVSFIFISPLVGFLLGSLMMLLVAWVCRNANLAKTDRWFRRLQLVSASAYSLGHGGNDAQKTIGIIWLLLIITGYAEASAKMPPTWTIISCYIAIAMGTMFGGWRIVKTMGQKLTKLKPVGGFCAETGGAITLFAATAIGIPVSTTHTITGAIVGVGSTQRASAVRWGVAGNIVWAWIFTIPATALMSMAVYYLSLMIF; from the coding sequence ATGAATGGATTTCATGATGCGGCCAACTCTATTGCGACGGTTGTTTCAACCGGGGTTTTAAAGCCACAGCAAGCAGTTGTCTTTGCAGCCTTCTTTAACTTTCTTGCAATCTTCATTTTTCATCTAAGCGTAGCTGCAACTGTAGGCAAGGGAATTGTTCATCCTGCAGCGGTTGATTTGCATGTCATATTTGGTGCCCTAGTAGGCGCGATTATCTGGAACGTGATTACTTGGTATTACGGCATTCCATCTAGCTCATCTCATGCTTTGATCGGTGGCTTGGTCGGAGCGGCATTGCCTAAGGCGGGCATGGATGGCTTAGTTTGGTCCGGAGTCATCAAAACGGTTTCCTTTATTTTTATTTCCCCTTTGGTTGGCTTCCTACTTGGTTCTTTGATGATGTTGCTAGTAGCTTGGGTTTGTAGAAATGCTAACTTAGCTAAAACAGACCGTTGGTTCCGTCGTTTGCAATTGGTATCTGCAAGCGCCTACAGTTTGGGTCACGGTGGTAATGATGCTCAAAAAACGATCGGCATTATTTGGCTCTTACTCATCATCACTGGGTACGCCGAAGCTAGCGCCAAGATGCCGCCAACTTGGACAATTATTTCTTGTTATATCGCGATTGCAATGGGCACGATGTTTGGCGGTTGGCGAATTGTGAAAACTATGGGGCAGAAGCTCACTAAACTAAAACCAGTAGGTGGTTTCTGCGCAGAAACTGGCGGTGCAATCACCTTATTTGCAGCGACAGCAATTGGTATTCCCGTTTCCACTACCCACACAATTACTGGGGCTATTGTTGGTGTTGGATCAACTCAACGCGCTAGCGCGGTTCGCTGGGGAGTTGCTGGAAACATCGTTTGGGCTTGGATCTTCACTATCCCAGCCACTGCTTTGATGTCAATGGCGGTTTACTACTTGAGTCTGATGATTTTTTGA
- the apbC gene encoding iron-sulfur cluster carrier protein ApbC — MSVTAESVQAALKNLVDPNTKVDFVTAKNIKNLRVEDGNVSLDIVLGYPAKSQFDSIRKSVINALRELPGVKNVSANISSQIVAHAVQRGVKLLPGVKNIIAVASGKGGVGKSTTAVNLALALAAEGAQVGILDADIYGPSQPMMLGITGRPDSIEENTIEPMEAYGLQASSIGFLIDDDAPMVWRGPMVTSALEQLLRQTRWRDLDYLIVDMPPGTGDIQLTLAQKVPVTGSVIVTTPQDIALLDARKGLKMFEKVGVPIIGIIENMSTYVCTKCGHEEHVFGTGGGEKMCKEYAVDFLGSLPLNLSIREQADAGRPTVVADPDGAISAIYKGIARQVAIRVATLSKDMSSKFPSIVVQNT, encoded by the coding sequence GTGTCAGTTACAGCAGAGTCAGTACAGGCAGCACTCAAAAACTTAGTCGACCCTAATACCAAGGTTGATTTTGTCACTGCAAAGAATATTAAAAATCTCCGCGTAGAAGACGGCAACGTTTCTTTGGATATCGTGCTGGGCTATCCAGCTAAGAGCCAGTTTGATTCAATTCGTAAGTCAGTGATCAATGCTTTGCGTGAGTTACCTGGCGTAAAGAATGTGAGCGCCAATATATCCAGTCAAATCGTTGCGCATGCAGTACAACGTGGTGTCAAATTATTACCAGGCGTAAAAAATATTATTGCAGTTGCGAGTGGCAAGGGTGGAGTAGGGAAGTCCACAACAGCAGTGAACTTGGCACTAGCACTTGCAGCCGAGGGTGCGCAGGTCGGAATTTTAGATGCGGATATCTATGGACCCAGCCAGCCTATGATGTTGGGCATCACTGGTAGACCGGACTCTATTGAAGAAAATACAATTGAACCAATGGAAGCCTATGGTTTACAGGCAAGCTCGATTGGTTTCTTGATCGATGATGATGCCCCAATGGTTTGGCGTGGTCCGATGGTCACCTCTGCTCTTGAGCAATTACTCCGTCAAACCCGTTGGCGTGATTTGGATTACTTGATTGTGGATATGCCGCCTGGTACGGGTGACATTCAGCTCACTTTGGCGCAAAAGGTTCCTGTGACTGGATCAGTCATTGTTACTACGCCACAGGATATTGCTTTATTAGATGCACGCAAAGGCCTGAAGATGTTTGAGAAGGTAGGCGTGCCTATCATTGGCATTATTGAAAACATGAGTACTTACGTTTGTACAAAATGCGGACATGAAGAACATGTGTTTGGTACTGGCGGCGGTGAGAAAATGTGTAAAGAATATGCGGTGGATTTCTTGGGCTCTTTACCGCTCAATCTTTCGATCCGTGAACAGGCCGACGCAGGTCGTCCAACGGTAGTAGCTGACCCTGATGGCGCTATTAGCGCGATATATAAAGGCATTGCTAGACAGGTTGCTATTCGTGTTGCTACTCTATCAAAAGATATGAGCAGTAAATTTCCGAGCATTGTGGTTCAAAACACTTAA
- a CDS encoding DUF3305 domain-containing protein, protein MRKQKIDNPWVSYRWAPAEVLPDFGEFHSNQSNSIWGQFLGADADGESWLFTGYELDLFPDEAEGYYLNVSAKSPSWFVMWRLEEDVERYIDEQSIALAKAETTFAVPHRICVSYNEAARLLDGGESVDTVPMIEEHAAWLQEYVNENYRPEPKKRHKPASFKGAERPREE, encoded by the coding sequence ATGCGTAAGCAAAAAATTGACAACCCATGGGTCTCGTACCGCTGGGCGCCTGCGGAAGTGCTACCTGATTTTGGGGAATTCCATAGCAATCAAAGCAATTCCATCTGGGGCCAATTTTTGGGAGCAGATGCGGATGGTGAATCCTGGTTATTTACAGGATATGAGCTTGACCTTTTTCCGGATGAGGCTGAGGGCTACTACCTGAATGTTTCCGCTAAATCTCCAAGTTGGTTTGTGATGTGGCGCCTAGAGGAAGATGTTGAGCGCTATATTGATGAGCAATCTATTGCCTTGGCTAAGGCCGAGACAACGTTTGCTGTTCCACACCGTATTTGCGTCAGCTATAACGAGGCTGCGCGCTTGCTTGATGGCGGCGAGTCAGTGGATACCGTTCCGATGATTGAGGAGCACGCCGCTTGGTTGCAAGAGTACGTCAATGAAAACTATCGGCCTGAACCCAAAAAGCGTCATAAGCCTGCCTCATTCAAGGGTGCTGAACGCCCAAGGGAGGAGTGA
- a CDS encoding DUF3306 domain-containing protein — MAEGFLGRWSKRKAGKEVNEVDPPEKKLDIPNESSQASPVQVSPEEAPPPATLEDVAKIDRLDPDFSAFMKPDVDPAVQQAALKKMFTDPHFNIMDGLDIYIDDYSKPDPLPPGMLERMVQSDMLNLFSKSSEEIADDAKQSISQAPNPQLEGDTLAAEQQSDLTSTQQIPAPLDEVSNEVLNEPSIQSKQKKT, encoded by the coding sequence ATGGCCGAGGGATTTTTAGGTCGTTGGTCTAAGCGTAAGGCGGGTAAGGAAGTCAACGAAGTTGATCCGCCAGAAAAAAAATTAGATATCCCCAATGAATCTTCGCAGGCATCACCTGTTCAGGTCTCTCCAGAAGAGGCCCCACCGCCTGCTACCTTGGAAGACGTAGCCAAGATCGATCGTCTTGATCCAGATTTTTCTGCTTTTATGAAGCCAGATGTAGACCCGGCTGTACAGCAAGCGGCCTTAAAGAAAATGTTTACTGATCCTCACTTCAACATCATGGATGGATTGGATATCTATATTGATGATTACAGCAAGCCAGATCCATTGCCCCCTGGAATGCTCGAGAGAATGGTTCAGAGCGATATGCTCAATCTGTTTAGCAAGTCGAGCGAAGAGATTGCTGATGATGCCAAGCAAAGCATTAGCCAGGCGCCTAATCCGCAGCTAGAAGGCGACACATTGGCAGCCGAGCAGCAAAGTGATTTAACATCCACCCAACAAATACCAGCTCCACTGGATGAAGTGTCGAATGAAGTGCTAAACGAACCATCCATTCAGTCCAAACAGAAAAAAACCTAA
- a CDS encoding 4Fe-4S binding protein produces MSQKLVCNCNGTMPLDAKEMGVPIHQSLCRQEVGSFLKALDGSDSLVIACTQEGALFSELADQAEKPLVAPLRFVNIREVAGWTQEAKTSGPKIAALLALADMPEAEPVPVVNYESQGRLLIVGAGSQAIPWAEKLSPSLDVSVLCTEPGDLPLTRSYPIFTGVVTKLDGYLGNFSVDWDLQNPIDPEMCTRCGACVEVCPEGAIDLSFQIDLSKCKSHRDCVTACAGIGAISFDRKERERNSEFDLILDLRVDPKMRMSQTPKGYFAPGTDPLEQALAVNQLSEMVGEFEKPKYFVYNEKICAHGRNGKVGCNACIDVCSTGAIGSIFKNGQGTVEVNPNLCMGCGACATTCPSGAMRYNYPSVAHQGKELKTVASVFTAEAQKINKAMAPSLLLHTLKAGTQMIDGLGRSSHIMPKRFEGLPSFVIPYGIEHIASTGLDLWLGALTYGFAEVTLLLSGDEDPAYRAALEEQVDLANSILKAYGFDERVHLILANSVEDLSIVSKAMGVLRQRGSLTPICTPASIGLSNQKRETLEAALEHLQKQAKTPLPEAGAVLPKSSLLGGLTMNKDACTLCMSCVSGCPEGALLDNPDEPILSFIEKQCVQCGICVQTCPEKALTLAPRLQTVEQRKQRTTLNETQAFHCISCGKPFGTLKMVDLMLTKLGAHGAFAGAAMDRLKMCGDCRVVDMVKKET; encoded by the coding sequence ATGAGTCAAAAATTAGTTTGTAACTGCAATGGCACTATGCCTTTGGATGCAAAAGAAATGGGCGTACCCATTCATCAATCTTTATGCAGACAGGAAGTAGGTTCTTTCTTAAAAGCGCTAGATGGTTCTGATTCATTGGTAATAGCATGCACGCAAGAGGGCGCACTGTTTAGTGAGTTGGCTGATCAAGCTGAAAAGCCTTTAGTTGCCCCATTGCGTTTTGTAAACATTCGAGAAGTTGCCGGCTGGACGCAAGAGGCTAAAACATCTGGTCCGAAAATTGCTGCATTGTTAGCTTTAGCTGACATGCCTGAGGCTGAGCCTGTTCCGGTGGTCAATTATGAAAGCCAAGGAAGGTTACTCATCGTCGGCGCTGGCTCCCAAGCTATTCCTTGGGCTGAAAAACTCAGCCCCTCCTTAGATGTTTCAGTGCTGTGTACTGAGCCTGGCGATCTACCGCTTACCCGCAGTTATCCAATCTTTACGGGTGTAGTCACTAAGCTAGACGGCTATCTAGGGAATTTTTCAGTCGACTGGGATCTGCAAAATCCGATTGACCCAGAGATGTGCACTCGCTGTGGCGCTTGCGTCGAAGTGTGCCCTGAAGGCGCAATTGACCTTTCATTTCAGATTGATTTAAGCAAATGTAAATCCCATCGTGATTGCGTAACAGCTTGTGCTGGTATTGGCGCTATTTCTTTTGATCGCAAAGAGCGCGAGCGTAATTCTGAATTTGATCTCATTTTGGATTTGAGGGTAGATCCCAAAATGCGTATGAGCCAAACACCGAAAGGCTATTTCGCTCCTGGTACAGATCCCTTGGAGCAAGCGCTGGCAGTAAATCAATTATCAGAGATGGTAGGGGAGTTTGAGAAGCCTAAATATTTTGTCTATAACGAAAAAATTTGTGCGCATGGTCGTAATGGCAAAGTAGGTTGCAATGCTTGTATTGATGTTTGCTCAACTGGCGCCATTGGTTCAATCTTTAAAAATGGCCAAGGCACTGTAGAGGTCAATCCAAATCTTTGTATGGGTTGTGGAGCCTGTGCCACCACTTGCCCATCCGGTGCAATGCGCTACAACTACCCAAGCGTTGCTCATCAGGGCAAAGAGCTGAAAACGGTCGCGAGTGTCTTTACTGCCGAAGCGCAAAAGATTAATAAAGCAATGGCCCCAAGCTTGCTTTTGCACACTTTAAAAGCTGGCACACAAATGATTGATGGTCTAGGCAGATCTTCACACATCATGCCAAAGCGCTTTGAAGGTCTTCCTTCGTTTGTCATACCTTATGGCATTGAACATATTGCCTCAACGGGCTTGGACTTATGGCTTGGTGCTTTGACATATGGCTTTGCTGAGGTGACCTTGTTATTAAGCGGTGATGAAGATCCTGCATATCGTGCTGCGCTTGAGGAGCAAGTAGATTTAGCCAATAGCATTCTGAAGGCATATGGCTTTGATGAGCGCGTTCACCTGATCTTGGCGAATTCCGTTGAAGATCTATCAATAGTTTCCAAGGCAATGGGCGTATTGCGTCAGCGTGGTTCACTTACCCCTATTTGCACGCCTGCAAGCATTGGTTTGTCGAATCAAAAACGCGAAACATTAGAGGCAGCTCTAGAGCATTTGCAAAAACAAGCTAAGACCCCGTTGCCTGAAGCTGGAGCCGTACTTCCAAAGTCTTCCTTATTGGGCGGTCTGACAATGAACAAAGATGCTTGTACCTTGTGCATGTCTTGTGTCAGTGGCTGCCCTGAGGGCGCGCTTTTAGACAACCCCGATGAGCCCATCCTTTCGTTTATTGAAAAGCAGTGCGTTCAATGCGGTATCTGCGTTCAAACCTGCCCAGAGAAGGCTTTGACTCTTGCCCCACGTTTGCAAACAGTTGAGCAGCGCAAGCAGCGGACCACCCTAAATGAAACCCAGGCTTTCCATTGCATTAGTTGTGGCAAGCCTTTTGGAACACTCAAGATGGTTGATCTCATGCTCACTAAGCTAGGCGCTCACGGTGCCTTTGCAGGTGCAGCAATGGATCGATTGAAGATGTGTGGTGATTGTCGAGTTGTGGATATGGTGAAAAAAGAAACATGA
- a CDS encoding molecular chaperone — translation MSEIEKENLSAEVGDVGLPEDLARADLYGLIARFFQMPPDQGLLDQIAATADQYDATDDAPLAKVWMDVVEVAKNNPAKAWHDEFDLNFISVGKPNVVLNGSFYMAGHLNEKPLVNIRKALAEFGLEAAQEITETEDHISALSEVMRYLIAGDDVEISNLTNQRVFFNQHIRPWYDELCDAIEGIPEMHLYHPIASLTREFLAIEGQGFDMI, via the coding sequence ATGAGTGAAATAGAAAAAGAGAATTTATCTGCAGAAGTAGGGGATGTTGGCTTACCAGAGGATCTAGCGCGCGCAGATTTGTATGGCTTGATCGCTCGTTTTTTTCAGATGCCTCCTGATCAAGGGCTTTTAGATCAAATTGCGGCGACCGCAGATCAATACGATGCCACTGATGACGCGCCATTAGCTAAAGTCTGGATGGACGTAGTTGAGGTTGCTAAAAATAACCCCGCCAAGGCCTGGCACGATGAGTTTGATTTAAATTTCATTAGCGTTGGCAAGCCTAATGTTGTTCTCAATGGTTCCTTTTATATGGCCGGCCATTTAAATGAGAAGCCTTTGGTCAATATTCGTAAAGCTTTGGCTGAGTTTGGACTTGAGGCTGCACAAGAGATAACCGAAACCGAGGATCATATTTCCGCTCTTTCTGAGGTAATGCGCTATCTGATTGCGGGTGACGATGTCGAGATATCAAACCTTACAAATCAAAGGGTTTTTTTTAACCAACACATTCGACCCTGGTATGACGAGTTGTGCGATGCAATAGAAGGCATTCCGGAGATGCATCTTTACCACCCAATCGCCTCGCTAACCCGAGAATTCCTAGCGATTGAGGGTCAAGGTTTTGACATGATTTAA
- a CDS encoding formate dehydrogenase produces MSTKTTVALSEENKPSRRKFFIGAGAAVGAVAVASQTPVGKAVIQEVTGTKAVKDVGQTMTAHMRKYYETTLI; encoded by the coding sequence ATGAGCACCAAAACTACAGTTGCTTTAAGCGAGGAAAACAAGCCATCGCGCCGTAAGTTCTTTATTGGTGCAGGTGCCGCCGTTGGTGCTGTCGCTGTAGCTAGCCAAACCCCAGTAGGTAAGGCTGTTATCCAGGAAGTGACTGGCACCAAAGCAGTGAAAGATGTTGGTCAAACTATGACCGCTCACATGCGCAAGTATTACGAAACGACTTTGATTTAA